Proteins found in one Zea mays cultivar B73 chromosome 1, Zm-B73-REFERENCE-NAM-5.0, whole genome shotgun sequence genomic segment:
- the LOC100285774 gene encoding Oxysterol-binding protein-related protein 3C produces MGSKDQDGGAASSGGGFFSSFAAGMRSWGTAVHKSVNGLLGYEGLEVINPDGGTDDAEEEALKGRWKQEDRDSYWKMMHKYIGSDVTSLVTLPVIIFEPMTMLQKMAELMEYCELLDKADECEDPYMCMVYASTWAVSVYFAYQRTWKPFNPILGETYEMVNHQGITFLAEQVSHHPPMGVAHCENEHFTYDITSKLKTKFLGNSVEIYPVGRTRVTLKKSGVVLDLVPPLTKVNNLIFGRTWVDSPGEMVMTNLTTGDKVVLYFQPCGWFGAGRYEVDGYVYSAAEEPKIMITGKWNKSLSCQPCDQEGDPLPGTELKEIWRVAPAPQGDKYQYTHFAHKINSFDTAPKKLLASDSRLRPDRYALEKGDMSKSGAEKSRLEEQQRAEKRTREAKGEQFTPRWFNLTDVVSPTPWGDLEIYEYNGKYTEHRAAIDRSDVTDETDVTSVKFSPWQYGSSSSQ; encoded by the exons ATGGGATCCAAGGACCAGGACGGAGGGGCTGCATCCTCGGGAGGCGGCTTCTTCTCGTCGTTCGCCGCCGGCATGCGCAGCTGGGGCACCGCCGTGCATAAATCCGTCAACGG GCTGCTTGGTTATGAAGGCCTTGAAGTTATTAACCCCGATGGAGGCACAGATGATGCTGAAGAAGAAGCTTTGAAGGGGAGATGGAAGCAGGAG GACCGTGATAGCTACTGGAAGATGATGCACAAATACATAGGATCAGATGTTACATCACTTGTGACACTTCCAGTCATAATTTTTGAGCCAATGACAATGCTTCAGAAAATGGCCGAG TTGATGGAATACTGTGAATTGTTAGACAAAGCAGATGAATGTGAGGATCCATACATGTGTATGGTTTATGCTT CTACATGGGCTGTTTCTGTGTACTTTGCATATCAACGCACATGGAAGCCTTTTAATCCGATCCTTGGAGAGACTTATGAGATGGTTAACCACCAGGGCATTACATTTCTTGCTGAGCAG GTAAGCCATCATCCCCCAATGGGTGTTGCTCACTGCGAGAATGAACATTTTACTTACGATATCACGTCTAAGTTGAAGACCAAGTTTTTGGGAAATTCAGTGGAAATTTACCCAGTTGGAAG GACTCGAGTGACACTAAAAAAATCTGGTGTCGTGTTGGATTTGGTGCCACCACTAACAAAGGTTAACAACCTGATATTTGGGCGCACTTGGGTTGATTCTCCTGGAGAGATGGTCATGACGAACCTGACAACTGGAGACAAAGTTGTGCTATATTTCCAGCCATGCGGCTGGTTTGG GGCTGGCCGTTACGAGGTGGATGGGTATGTGTACAGTGCAGCGGAAGAACCCAAAATCATGATTACAGGGAAGTGGAACAAGTCCCTGAGTTGCCAACCATGTGACCAAGAAGGCGATCCTCTTCCAGGCACGGAGCTGAAGGAG ATCTGGAGAGTTGCTCCTGCCCCACAGGGCGACAAGTATCAGTACACACACTTCGCACACAAAATAAACAGCTTCGACACGGCACCTAAGAAGCTGTTGGCATCTGATTCACGGCTGAGGCCTGATAGATATGCCCTCGAGAAGGGTGACATGTCTAAGTCCGGGGCAGAGAAGAGCAG GCTCGAGGAACAACAGAGAGCTGAGAAACGAACTCGAGAGGCCAAGGGCGAGCAATTTACTCCTAGATGGTTCAACCTGACAGATGTGGTCTCCCCTACACCGTGGGGTGACCTGGAAATTTATGAATACAACGGCAAATACACAGAGCACCGGGCTGCCATAGACCGCTCCGATGTCACCGACGAGACAGATGTCACTTCAGTCAAGTTCAGCCCATGGCAATATGGTAGCTCATCTTCCCAATGA